One stretch of Euphorbia lathyris chromosome 7, ddEupLath1.1, whole genome shotgun sequence DNA includes these proteins:
- the LOC136235139 gene encoding glutathione S-transferase TCHQD — translation MQFYHHPYSLDSQKVRIALEEKGIDYTSHHVNPITGKNMDSSFFRRNPSAKLPVFQNGNHIIFHTIEIIQYIERIAVVSSGADQTSFSTEQVVEWMQKIQEWNPKFFTLSHIPQKYRQTVSKFLRRVMIARMAESPDLASAYHRKLKEAYETEDKLRNPQVLKRNKEHLIRLLDEVETKLSETSYLGGEEFSMADAMLIPVLARLVLLNLEQEYISSRPNMAEYWVVVQQRPSYRKVIGKYFNGWRRYKTLIKTWCFVRIRTVLRKY, via the exons ATGCAGTTTTATCACCATCCATACTCTTTGGATAGTCAAAAGGTGAGAATTGCTTTGGAGGAGAAGGGCATCGACTATACGTCGCACCATGTTAATCCTATAACAGGAAAGAATATGGACTCTTCATTCTTTCGAAGAAATCCAAGTGCAAAGCTTCCTGTTTTCCAGAATGGCAACCACATCATTTTTCACACCATTGAGATTATACA GTACATTGAACGCATCGCAGTTGTCTCTTCTGGTGCTGATCAGACATCCTTCAGTACTGAACAAGTTGTCGAGTGGATGCAAAAAATACAAGAATGGAACCCCAAATTTTTCACACTTTCTCACATCCCTCAGAAATACCGCCAGACTGTTTCCAAGTTCCTAAGACGAGTGATGATAGCGCGCATGGCCGAATCCCCTGATCTAGCAAGTGCTTACCACCGGAAGCTAAAAGAAGCATATGAAACAGAAGACAAGTTGAGAAACCCACAAGTCTTAAAACGAAACAAAGAGCATCTTATTCGACTTCTTGATGAAGTTGAAACCAAGCTGAGTGAAACATCATATTTAGGTGGGGAAGAGTTCTCAATGGCAGATGCAATGTTGATCCCTGTACTTGCTCGCTTAGTACTTTTGAATTTGGAACAAGAATATATAAGTAGCAGGCCAAATATGGCAGAGTACTGGGTTGTGGTGCAGCAGAGACCTAGCTATAGGAAGGTAATTGGGAAATACTTCAATGGCTGGAGAAGATACAAAACACTAATTAAAACATGGTGTTTTGTTCGCATCCGAACTGTGTTGAGGAAATACTGA